The DNA region GGAAGCCCATGAAGGCTATCAGGGCAACACCGCAGGCTTCTCGGTCTCGACACAGACGAAGGAGCTGATCGAGGAAGAGGTGAAACTGTTCATCGAAACCGGCTATCAGGAGGCCAAGCGCATCCTGCTGGAACGCCGCGAGGAATGGGAGCGTCTGGCCCAGGGCTTGCTGGAATACGAGACGCTGACCGGAGCCGAGATTAAGAAGGTCATGGCGGGAGAGCCGTTTGACCGCGATGATGACGGAGATGCGGATATCCCAACGGATTCCGGCAATTCAGTGACGGCGATCCCGAAACTGAAACCAAAGTCGAAGCCATCGGGTGACCTGGAACCCGAACCCTCCGCGTAAAGCGCGTCTATTATCGAGAAAAGCCCCGACCATTGGCCGGGGCTTTTTTGTGTCTGCAGGTGGCGCTGTCTCAGCTCATGAACTTTTTGCGCGCCTCTTCCATCTGCGCTTCCATGTCTTTCCAGGCTTTCTGCATACTGTCTTGGACGTCCTTGGCGGCCTCCATATTGGCTTTGCCAAGATCTTCCATGTGTTTCTCGGCGTGCTTGCGCTGCTCATTGAGCGCGTCCATCTGCTTGACCATATGCGCCTGGCCAGCCTCGCCCGCCTCTTGCATCTTGGCCTGCATCTTCGCCATCTCAGCGGCCCAGGCATCCATCTGTGCCTTGGCTTGAGCCATGAAGTCTTTTGGGTCCGTCATACATCACTCTCCTGTAGTTGGGAGAAGCCTACACGACGCGCATGAAAATTGCTTGCCCCTTTACGCGGCAGCCATCACGGCAATGCCAGCAGACATGCCCAGGGCGATGCCAGTGTAAATCATGAGGCTGATAGTGTGGAAGCGCATGGTGTGTCCTAACGTTGCTGTTCGCTTGCCCACTCTTACGTGGCTCCCTTAATAAACCGTTGATGCGTGTGAAGGTTCCATTGCGGCCCAACGCGGGCGTGGTTTTCCTTTCGGAAACGTCTGGCGCCGCCAATGACGGGATGCCCTGCGAAAATGTCGGAATTGGCACTATCTCCCGCTGGGATGCCCGGTAAGGCTGCGTATACAAACGTATTCACGCGACCGGGGAGAGCGCGCCATGGGCTACAAATCAGACATCGAGATCGCGCGTGAGGCGGTGAAGCGGCCGATCCAGGAGATCGGGGCGAAGATCGGGATCGAGAGCGCGGACTTGCTGCCCTACGGTCACGACAAGGCGAAGGTGAGCCAATCGTTCATCAATTCGGTGCAGAATCGGGATAACGGCCACCTGATTCTGGTGACCGCGATCAATCCGACGCCTGCGGGCGAAGGTAAGACGACGACCACGGTGGGTCTGGGCGACGGCCTGAACCGCATCGGCAAGAACGCGATGGTTTGTATCCGGGAGGCCTCCTTGGGGCCGAACTTCGGGATGAAAGGTGGCGCGGCGGGCGGCGGTTACGCGCAGGTTGTGCCGATGGAGGAGATGAACCTCCACTTCACCGGTGATTTCCACGCCATCACCTCGGCCCACTCGCTCCTGTCGGCGATGATCGACAACCACATCTACTGGGGTAATGAGCTGGAGATCGACGTGCGCCGGGTTGTCTGGCGGCGCGTGGTGGACATGAACGACCGCGCTTTGCGGCAGATCACGGCGTCGCTCGGCGGCGTGGCCAACGGCTTCCCGCGGGAGGCGGGATTTGACATCACCGTGGCCTCCGAGGTCATGGCGATCCTGTGCCTCGCGAAGGACCTCAAGGACCTGCAAGAGCGTCTTGGCGCGATGATCGTCGCCTACCGTCGCGACCGGTCGCCCGTTTTCGCGCGGGATATCAAGGCCGATGGCGCGATGACGGTACTGTTGAAGGACGCGATGCAGCCCAACATCGTGCAGACGCTGGAGAACAACCCGGCGTTCGTGCACGGCGGCCCGTTTGCCAACATCGCCCACGGCTGTAACTCTGTCATCGCCACGACCACAGCGTTGAAGCTGTGCGACTATGTGGTGACGGAAGCGGGCTTTGGCGCGGATCTGGGGGCGGAGAAGTTCCTCAACATCAAGTGCCGCAAGGCGGGTCTTGCGCCCTCGGTCGTGGTTGTTGTGGCCACAGTGCGGGCGATGAAGATGAACGGCGGGGTCGCGAAAGCGGATTTGGGCGCGGAAAATGTGGATGCGGTCCAGAACGGTTGCGCCAACCTCGGTCGTCACATCGAGAACGTCAAATCCTTCGGCGTGCCGGTCGTCGTGGCCATTAACCACTTTGTGACGGATACCGACGCAGAAGTGCAGGCGGTGAAGGATTATGTGGCGTCGCAAGGGGCCGAGGCTGTCCTCAGCCGTCACTGGGAGTTGGGCAGCGAGGGCTCTGCGCCGCTGGCCGAGAAGGTCGTGGAGGTGATCGAAAAGGGCGAGGCCAACTTCCAGACGCTCTACCCCGACGACATGCCGCTGGCCGAGAAAATCCAGGCGGTCTGCAAGGGCATCTACCGCGCGGATGAGGCGGTGATGGACAAGAAGATCCTCGATCAACTGAAGCTGTGGGAGGATCAGGGATACGGTAAACTACCGGTTTGCATGGCAAAAACCCAGTACTCCTTCACCACGGACCCCAATGAGCGCGGCGCGCCCACCGGCTTCACCATCCCCGTGCGCGAAGTGCGGCTGAGCGCGGGCGCGGGCTTCATCGTGGCCGTCTGCGGCGAGATCATGACCATGCCCGGCCTGCCCCGCAAACCGTCGGCAGAGGCCATCCACCTCAACGACGACGGCCAGATCGAAGGCTTGTTCTGACCCATGCATGAGGCCCGCGTGATCTGGCAATCCAGCGGTGACTTCGCCGCAAACCGCTACACGCGCGGGCATGTGTGGCGGTTCGATGGGGGGGCAGAGGTGGCGGCGTCGGCGTCCCCGTCCGTCGTGCCCCAGCCCATGTCGAACCCTTCCGCCGTGGACCCGGAGGAGGCGTTCCTCGCCTCCATTTCCTCGTGCCACATGCTCTGGTTTCTGGACTTCGCCCGGCAGGCGGGGTTTGAACCGACCCGGTACGAGGACCGCGCGACCGGTGCGTTGGTCCGTGAAAACGGTAAGACGTGGATCCCCCGCGTGGATCTGAATATCCGCGTCACCTGGGCGATTGCGCCGGATGCCGAGACCCATCAAGCGCTGCACACGCGCGCGCATCACGCCTGTTTCATCGCGAATTCTGTCCGATCAGACATCGTGGTCAACCTATTGGAGGACGCCCCATGACGGAGCCCCAGACAAACCGCACCTCTGGTGCGAAGATCATCGACGGAAAAGCCTTCGCAGCCGATGTGCGCGGTCAGGTGGCAGGCCATGTGCAGCGCTTGAAGGACGAGCATGGGATCACGCCCGGTTTGGCGGTCGTGCTGGTGGGTGAGGATCCGGCGTCTGAGGTCTATGTCAGCCACAAACACAAGGCGACGGTGGAGGTCGGAATGACCTCCTTCGAGCACAAACTGCCTGCCGACACCTCCGAGGACGACCTCTTTGCGCTGATCGACAAGTTGAACGCTGATCCAGCGGTCCACGGCATCCTTTGTCAGTTCCCGGTGCCCGATCATCTGGACGAGCGGCGCACGGTTGCGCGGATCAGCCCGGCCAAGGACGTCGACGGGTTGAGCGTGACCAATGCGGGGCTGTTGTCCAGCGGGGGCGAGGCCTTGGTGAGCTGTACGCCCCTGGGTTGCCTGATGCTGCTGCGGGCCGAATTCGACAGCCTGTCCGGCAAGGACGCCGTTGTCATCGGACGGTCCAACCTATTCGGCAAGCCCATGGCGCAGTTGCTGCTCGGCGACAATTGCACGGTCACGATTGCGCATTCCCGGACGAAGGACCTGGCCGACGTCTGCCGCCGGGCCGATATCCTCGTGGCCGCCGTTGGCCGGGCCGAGATGGTGCGGGGCGATTGGATCAAGCCGGGTGCGACTGTCATCGACGTGGGCATCTCTCGCGTGCCGCATCCCGACAAGCCGGGCAAAACCAAGCTGATCGGTGACGTGCATTTCGCGGAAGCGGTTGATGTTGCGGGCGCGATTACGCCTGTGCCGGGCGGTGTGGGGCCGATGACCATTGCCTGCCTTCTGGCAAATACGGTCACCGCATGTTGCCGCGCCCACGGTTTGGACGAACCTCGGGGGCTGACCGCTTAGTCCGTTTCAGGCCCGTCAAAGCGGGATCATCGTTCCCTGAAGCAGCGCCACATCGCGGAGGCTGCCATCCTCGGCCTCCGCCTGCACAGTGCAGCGGGTGATCACCAGGCGGCGCCCTGCTTTCACGACGTCACCCGTTGCGAGCAGCCGCTGGCCTGCGGCGGGTGCAATCAGATTGATCTTCATCTCCACCGTCATCACCTCGGCCCCATCCTCCATCACACTCAACGCCGCATAGCCGGACGCGCTATCGCCGATCGCAAACGTCGCGCCAGCATGGGCCACCCCGTGTTGCTGGCTGACACGCCCCGATATCGGCAATTCCAGAACGACGCGCCCTTGTTCCAGGTGGGAAATTTTGCAGCCGAGCGTTTCCATTAACCCTTGGCGTGCAAAACTCTCTCTGATCTCTTGGGCTTTCATCTCGTTCATGGGCGGTATGTTCCTGTTGCAGCGAAGGATTGTCTGACCACGTCTCGCCATCAGTATCTGTCCTGCCCATCTGACTGCCAAGGGCAAAAGACTGACGTGAAAAGGACCCAAATCGTGTGATGTGCCGACGCGGCGCCCGGTCAGCCCGAACTGGTCAAGCGCCTTGCAAGACGCGAGGTTTTGCTAGCGCGGCATTGGAAGTGCGGTTGGTGCGGGACCCATCAGGATTGCTTGCGCATTGGGGGCCATGAGGGTCGCCAATACCGGCTCGTGGCTGAACAATCCGCCCGTATAAGTCCCGTAGGCCGGTAGCACCAAACGGGTGTCGTCAATCAACATGCACCGCCGCGTGATGGTGCGCCCACGCAGGCGCACGCGCGCTTTGGGGTGATAATGCCCCGAGACTTCTCCGGCGGTCGTCGGTTTTGCGATGTGGCGGAAGGTCAATGGGCCAAGGGTCACGTCGGCCAAATGCTCTCCGCCCAAATCCACGGGGCCCGGATCATGGTTGCCCTCGATCCAGATCCAGCGCCGTCCGGCCAGGGCGGGGGCCAGACGCTCGGACACCGCATCTCGGGACGCGCGGGCGGCCGCGAGATCGTCGAAGCTGTCGCCCAGACAAATCACGGTGCGGGGGTTGGTGGTAGCGATGTCATGCAGCAGCCGATCCAGGGTTTCGATCACCTCATAGGGGGGCAGCATCGGCCCACCACGCCGCGCCGTTCGCTCGGACTTTCCAAGGTGTAAGTCACTGACAACAAGTGTGTTTTGATCCGGCCAGTGGACGGCGCCCGAAGGCAATGCGCACAGGTCCGCACCGCAAAATGTAAAGGGAAGGGTGTTCATGGTTCGTTCATAGCTTCGGGAGGCGGCCTCAGGCAAGCGTCATTGCGCGGGTCCGAATGACAGGCCCGCCGTCTCCATCAGGCGCTGCGTTTCCTCTTCCAGCAAGCGCTCATTGGCGAGTCCTTGAACGGGAACGCGCCCGGCTTCCAGAAACAGGGGTGCGGCCAGGGGGCTGACGCGGGGGAGGGGGCGGTGGTCTATACGGTCGCCGATCCGGTCCAACATGCCTTCAATCCGGCCGAAATCCACAAGGCCGCGCATCGCCTCCTGCCGCGTGATCTCCATCATCACATGATCCGGGTCATACTTGCGCAGAGTGTCATACAGGATATCGGTTGAGAACGTGGCCTGGCGCCCCGTCTTGCGTTTGCCGCCGGGCATGGACCGGTCCACAAGGCCCGCGATGATCGCGCTGCTCTTGAACGTCCGCTTCATCACCGCGTTGTCTGCCAGCCAGGTCTCCATCGTCGCCAGAAGGGTCTCGTGGCTGAAAAGCGGTTTGGGATCAGTGACTTCATCAAGCCCCCAGACCATGGTCGCATAGTCGGTGGCCACGAAGCCCATCGGGTTGAGGCGTTCGGTTTCCATCCTGTGCGTCAGCAGCAGACCCAATGTCTGTTGCGCGTTTCGGCCCGCAAAGCCGTAGGCCACCAAGTGCTGCCGCCCGTCGTGCGGGAAGGTCTCGACCAACAGGCGATCCTTCTCAGGCAGCTGCGAGACCTTGCGATGCAGGTGCAGCCAGTCGCGTGTGTGATCGGGCAGTTCGGGCCAGTCATCCTGGCGAAACATGGTCAGAATGCGGTCGCTCAGCTGTGTCGAGGTGGCGAATTTCGTGCCCATGAACGTCGCGATCTTGGGCTTCTGGGTGGAGCTGCGGGAGACCTCTACCGTCATTTCGCGCATCCCCTCATAGCGGACGATTTTTCCGCCGATAAGGAACGTATCGCCTTTGCGCAGGGTGGAGGCGAAGTATTCCTCCACTTCCCCTAAAGGCTTGCCCCCACGGGTTTTTTGCATCCTCACGGGCATCTTATCTGCGTCGACGATGGTGCCGATATTCATGCGAATGCGGGTGGTGGCACGCGGATCGCGCAGGCGGTATTCGTCCCCGTTTTGGACAAGCCGCTGCCATTGATCATAGGCGCGCAGGGCATAGCCGCCGGTGGCCACGAAATCCACGCAACGCTCGAACATCTCGCGCGGCAGGTGGGTATACGCGCCTGCGGTTGTGACCTCGGCGTAGAGATCATCACCCGTAAACGGTCCGGCGCAGGCGCGGATCAGGATATGCTGGCAAAGCACATCCAAAGGGCCGGTATGGTCGGTGTCACCGTCCAATGTGTGGTCCCGGACGGCCTGAAGCGCGGCGATACACTCGATGACTTCAAACCGATTGGCGGGCACAATCAAAGCCTTAGAGGGCGCGTTATAGCGGTGATTGGCGCGCCCTATCCGCTGCACCAACCGCTTGACGTTCTTGGGTGCGCCCACCTGGATCACCAGATCCACGTCGCC from Jannaschia sp. CCS1 includes:
- a CDS encoding formate--tetrahydrofolate ligase; this translates as MGYKSDIEIAREAVKRPIQEIGAKIGIESADLLPYGHDKAKVSQSFINSVQNRDNGHLILVTAINPTPAGEGKTTTTVGLGDGLNRIGKNAMVCIREASLGPNFGMKGGAAGGGYAQVVPMEEMNLHFTGDFHAITSAHSLLSAMIDNHIYWGNELEIDVRRVVWRRVVDMNDRALRQITASLGGVANGFPREAGFDITVASEVMAILCLAKDLKDLQERLGAMIVAYRRDRSPVFARDIKADGAMTVLLKDAMQPNIVQTLENNPAFVHGGPFANIAHGCNSVIATTTALKLCDYVVTEAGFGADLGAEKFLNIKCRKAGLAPSVVVVVATVRAMKMNGGVAKADLGAENVDAVQNGCANLGRHIENVKSFGVPVVVAINHFVTDTDAEVQAVKDYVASQGAEAVLSRHWELGSEGSAPLAEKVVEVIEKGEANFQTLYPDDMPLAEKIQAVCKGIYRADEAVMDKKILDQLKLWEDQGYGKLPVCMAKTQYSFTTDPNERGAPTGFTIPVREVRLSAGAGFIVAVCGEIMTMPGLPRKPSAEAIHLNDDGQIEGLF
- a CDS encoding OsmC family protein; its protein translation is MHEARVIWQSSGDFAANRYTRGHVWRFDGGAEVAASASPSVVPQPMSNPSAVDPEEAFLASISSCHMLWFLDFARQAGFEPTRYEDRATGALVRENGKTWIPRVDLNIRVTWAIAPDAETHQALHTRAHHACFIANSVRSDIVVNLLEDAP
- the folD gene encoding bifunctional methylenetetrahydrofolate dehydrogenase/methenyltetrahydrofolate cyclohydrolase FolD, with protein sequence MTEPQTNRTSGAKIIDGKAFAADVRGQVAGHVQRLKDEHGITPGLAVVLVGEDPASEVYVSHKHKATVEVGMTSFEHKLPADTSEDDLFALIDKLNADPAVHGILCQFPVPDHLDERRTVARISPAKDVDGLSVTNAGLLSSGGEALVSCTPLGCLMLLRAEFDSLSGKDAVVIGRSNLFGKPMAQLLLGDNCTVTIAHSRTKDLADVCRRADILVAAVGRAEMVRGDWIKPGATVIDVGISRVPHPDKPGKTKLIGDVHFAEAVDVAGAITPVPGGVGPMTIACLLANTVTACCRAHGLDEPRGLTA
- a CDS encoding PaaI family thioesterase, with the translated sequence MNEMKAQEIRESFARQGLMETLGCKISHLEQGRVVLELPISGRVSQQHGVAHAGATFAIGDSASGYAALSVMEDGAEVMTVEMKINLIAPAAGQRLLATGDVVKAGRRLVITRCTVQAEAEDGSLRDVALLQGTMIPL
- the pdeM gene encoding ligase-associated DNA damage response endonuclease PdeM → MNTLPFTFCGADLCALPSGAVHWPDQNTLVVSDLHLGKSERTARRGGPMLPPYEVIETLDRLLHDIATTNPRTVICLGDSFDDLAAARASRDAVSERLAPALAGRRWIWIEGNHDPGPVDLGGEHLADVTLGPLTFRHIAKPTTAGEVSGHYHPKARVRLRGRTITRRCMLIDDTRLVLPAYGTYTGGLFSHEPVLATLMAPNAQAILMGPAPTALPMPR
- a CDS encoding ligase-associated DNA damage response DEXH box helicase translates to MTPALPPQIERWFTARGWSIHPHQREMLALADQPCQLLIAPTGGGKTMAGFLPTLAELADGTHDGLHTLYISPLKALAADIKRNLIGPVDEMGLPIRIEDRTGDTPSSRKRRQRADPPHILLTTPESLALLTSYEDAARTFKGLQRVIVDEIHALSESKRGDQLMLALSRLSTLAPGLRRVGLSATVEDPDAIARILARNPDPCAILQADPGPDPDISMLTTDAPPPWSGGGGKYAMEAVLEQVKAHNTTLIFHNTRAQAEIFFHHLWLSNEDEIPIGIHHGALSREQRERVEQAMVAGDLKAIVCTGSLDLGIDWGDVDLVIQVGAPKNVKRLVQRIGRANHRYNAPSKALIVPANRFEVIECIAALQAVRDHTLDGDTDHTGPLDVLCQHILIRACAGPFTGDDLYAEVTTAGAYTHLPREMFERCVDFVATGGYALRAYDQWQRLVQNGDEYRLRDPRATTRIRMNIGTIVDADKMPVRMQKTRGGKPLGEVEEYFASTLRKGDTFLIGGKIVRYEGMREMTVEVSRSSTQKPKIATFMGTKFATSTQLSDRILTMFRQDDWPELPDHTRDWLHLHRKVSQLPEKDRLLVETFPHDGRQHLVAYGFAGRNAQQTLGLLLTHRMETERLNPMGFVATDYATMVWGLDEVTDPKPLFSHETLLATMETWLADNAVMKRTFKSSAIIAGLVDRSMPGGKRKTGRQATFSTDILYDTLRKYDPDHVMMEITRQEAMRGLVDFGRIEGMLDRIGDRIDHRPLPRVSPLAAPLFLEAGRVPVQGLANERLLEEETQRLMETAGLSFGPAQ